A window of the Thiomicrospira microaerophila genome harbors these coding sequences:
- a CDS encoding YbaB/EbfC family nucleoid-associated protein translates to MFGGKGGIGNLMKQAQEMQKNMERAQQEIAEMEVEGEAGGGMVKVQMTGKHELVRVTIDDSLMDDKEMLEDLFAAAVNSAVRKVEHTTQEKMGGLTQGMNLPGGMKFPF, encoded by the coding sequence ATGTTTGGTGGAAAAGGCGGTATCGGTAACTTAATGAAGCAAGCGCAAGAAATGCAAAAAAACATGGAGCGGGCGCAGCAAGAAATCGCCGAAATGGAGGTTGAGGGTGAAGCCGGAGGGGGCATGGTTAAGGTTCAAATGACCGGTAAGCATGAACTCGTTCGTGTTACGATTGACGACAGCCTGATGGATGATAAGGAAATGCTTGAAGATTTGTTTGCTGCAGCGGTCAACAGTGCAGTGCGTAAGGTAGAGCATACCACTCAAGAAAAAATGGGCGGCCTTACCCAGGGTATGAACCTGCCTGGTGGCATGAAATTTCCTTTCTAA
- the recR gene encoding recombination mediator RecR produces MSSPLIQQLVDAFRILPGVGPKSAQRMAYAILERQRAGGKQLAWALTEALDKVGHCKSCRTLSEDPVCRICSSTKRDASLLCVVETPADVLSIEQAGIYQGKYFVLMGHLSPIDGIGPAQLGLDLLKTKLQQAELVELILATNQTVEGEATAHYIQQMAQQADVKVSRLAQGLPMGGELEYTDSTTLSYAFKGRRELDNP; encoded by the coding sequence ATGTCTTCTCCGTTAATTCAGCAGTTAGTTGACGCATTTCGAATTTTACCTGGCGTGGGGCCGAAGTCGGCACAACGTATGGCTTATGCTATTCTTGAGCGGCAAAGGGCAGGGGGCAAGCAATTAGCCTGGGCTTTGACCGAGGCATTAGATAAAGTGGGTCATTGCAAATCTTGTCGAACGCTAAGTGAGGACCCAGTTTGTCGTATTTGTAGTTCGACTAAACGAGATGCGAGTTTGCTTTGTGTTGTTGAAACACCGGCTGACGTACTGTCCATCGAGCAGGCAGGTATTTATCAAGGTAAGTATTTTGTTTTGATGGGGCATCTTTCGCCGATTGATGGTATTGGCCCAGCGCAACTGGGTTTGGATCTATTAAAAACAAAGCTACAGCAAGCAGAACTGGTCGAGTTAATTCTTGCAACCAACCAAACGGTTGAAGGTGAAGCGACCGCACATTACATTCAGCAGATGGCTCAGCAGGCTGATGTAAAGGTAAGTCGTCTTGCTCAAGGCCTACCTATGGGTGGTGAGCTAGAATATACCGATAGTACGACCTTGTCTTACGCTTTCAAAGGGCGCCGAGAACTCGATAACCCCTGA
- a CDS encoding DUF1840 family protein, with product MIRFKTKQHADVVMHDAMAEKLIKIMGASGLVPSALDHDMIAEAIDKLSRLAKNSSSDLAQDQVSLSQRAQPLIALLNTALTSGEPVMWQKTNVF from the coding sequence ATGATTCGTTTTAAAACCAAGCAACACGCTGATGTGGTCATGCACGATGCGATGGCAGAAAAGTTGATTAAAATAATGGGAGCATCCGGTCTAGTTCCCAGTGCTTTGGATCACGACATGATTGCAGAGGCGATAGATAAACTGAGTCGGCTGGCTAAAAATTCTTCGTCTGATTTGGCGCAGGATCAAGTTAGCTTGTCACAACGGGCGCAGCCGCTTATTGCATTATTGAACACAGCTTTAACTAGCGGCGAACCTGTTATGTGGCAGAAAACTAATGTATTCTAA